ATCGTTTCGTTGTTTTTAATTGTACAAATGTAAAAAGACTTACCAGCACGACGCCGGTAAGCCTTTTTATCAGCACAATTTTTATCGGAACAGCCTGGCTCAGCAGCGTGTTCTTAGTCCAACTGCTCGTACTTAATTCAACTGATAGGCCAGCGTAATCTCGGCCTTGAGCACTTTGGATACCGGGCAGCCCGCTTTCGCTTTTTGGATGATGCTATCAAACGTTGCTTCATCAATACCCGGTAATTTCACCGTACTGTGCAGTGCGATTTTGGTGATGGCGAACCCGCCATCGACTTTATCCAGCGACACATCCGCCGTGGTATCTATCGACTCAGGTTTATGTCCTTCTTCACCTAACATCAGCGAGAGCGCCATAGAGAAACAGGCCGCATGCGCCGCACCAATCAGTTCTTCCGGGTTTGTGCCGGGCTTACCCTCAAAGCGGGTATTGAAGCCGTAAGGCTGCTGTTGCAATGCACCACTTTCCGTTGAGACGGTACCTTTTCCCTGTTTGATATCCCCTTCCCAATGCGCTTGCCCTTTCTTATGAATGGTCATGCTGTCTCCTCTTCATCATAATAAATTAGCCATTCGCCGTTATCCGCGTTGGTGCGAAATAATATTATCGGCCTACCCTTTAAACCGTAGAACATATTCTGAATAAATCCAAATCAATTATTCATGCACATAATTATTTCACTCTATAGAAATAAACCCAGTGATATATTCACTGCTTTACTTTTTTAAGATAAAACCGATTTACCTTTTTATACAAAAGACCGATTATTCAGGTGCCAAAAAATGGATTTCCGTTTTGGCGTTTTTATTTTTACTACTCACCTATGTTATTAATCTTGAATCATATTGGATGTGAAACATGAATAAAATAACCTCATTAGCCTTGTCTGCATTATGCGTTATTCCCCTAATTAATACCGCTCACGCCCAGTGGGAACTGGACGATATCTGTTACGGCTACGCCACCGCAACAGGCTCTGGCTATCAGGGCGGTGCCCTTTTGCTGGATCCGATCCCGCAGAATATGGAGATCACGGCGTTAAACCGGAACCAACTGGATTACCGTGGCGTGAAGGCGTCGCTGGCTGGGGCCTACCTGAAAGTGAATGGACCAAAAGGCAGTACGGTGGTTTATGTCACTGACCTCTATCCCGAAGGTGGCGATTGTGCATTGGATTTATCGTTTAACGCTTTTGAAAAAATAGGCGATCTGCGAGACGGAAAAATTAATATCGACTGGACGCTGATCGAAGCGCCAGTAAATGGCAACGTTATTTATCGTATAAAGGAAGGTTCAAACCCTTATTGGGCTGCGGTGCAATTCAGGAACGTAAAATATCCCGTTATTGAAATGAAATATATGCGCAATAACCAATGGATTGCTGCACAGAAAACCGATTATAACCACTTTATTGTTGAGCACGTTGGAATGAACGATATTCCGATTGAATTTACCGACGTAAAAGGTAATGTCCTCAGCGATACGCTGCCGCCGATGTCACAAAGCACCTCATCCGCTTACCTGATCACGGGTAACGTCCAGCTTTAATTCTCACGGCCTTGAGGGAGGCTGACGTCGCGCAGCCTCCCTCGTTTCCACAAATCACTACTGAAAGAGAATGCCTCGTTTTTACCAGCGTTTTCATCATATTATCTGGACGTGGTCGGCTGTACGTGCGTACACTTCCCGTTTCCCACTTTTTCTATTGCTCAAATATTTGTTAGTTTTATCACTTCTTTAAGCGTTTGATTCGCCATCATTCGCACTACAGTATACCCTGTCGCAGATTACACTCTATTTTCTGCTTTAGGCATCATTACAAAAGGTCTCTTTTGCGTGGCAAAATTATTTTTACGTAGTGGAAGTTTGGATGATTTTCTGGCGCTGGGTGAGAACGGGCAGCCAGTTTATGCATCAGCACTTCAATTGCGGGAAACGTTACGTCTCAGAAAACAGCAGCAGATTGCCGATTGCCTGGCGATTCCCCAACCCAACGAGCATGGCGACCGCATTGACTGGTATTCGCCGGTTGACGGTAAAGTCACCTCCTGGATTGCCGCGAGCGAAGAAGAACGAGAAAAGGCGCTGGCGTTACTGGAAACCTATCAAGCTGCGGTGGCCGACATCAGCCAGCGTGCGCAAAATGCAGAAAAAGCCGGGCAGAAACTTTTCGGTGTCCTGCTGGCAAAAGCGATACAGTTCCCTGGAGCAAACCACGTCTATCTGGTTGATGGCAAACCCGTCTTAACGTTCTGGGGCTTCGTCAACCTTGATAAAAAATCTCGTCTTGATGCGTTAGACTGCCTGCGACCTGTCATCAGGGAAGCGGAACCGCTTTTTGTTGCACCCGCCCCCGCAGCAAGCGCACCAACACAGCCGTTGGTCGAACCCGTTTCTGAACCTGAGCCACAGCCGGTCAGCCCACCGGAACCCGTCGAGCCAGCGCCAGCCGTCACCGCAGCGGCACCAGCTCGCCCACAGTTCTTCCGCCTGTGGTGGCTGTTACCTGCCGCCGCGCTGTTAGCGATTTTGTCATTGCAGATACGTGGCTGCGTGTCAGGGCAAGACGACAAGCCGACATCCGATTTAGCCGCGACGGTCAAACCAGAAAAA
The nucleotide sequence above comes from Pectobacterium brasiliense. Encoded proteins:
- a CDS encoding OsmC family protein is translated as MTIHKKGQAHWEGDIKQGKGTVSTESGALQQQPYGFNTRFEGKPGTNPEELIGAAHAACFSMALSLMLGEEGHKPESIDTTADVSLDKVDGGFAITKIALHSTVKLPGIDEATFDSIIQKAKAGCPVSKVLKAEITLAYQLN
- a CDS encoding expansin EXLX1 family cellulose-binding protein; its protein translation is MNKITSLALSALCVIPLINTAHAQWELDDICYGYATATGSGYQGGALLLDPIPQNMEITALNRNQLDYRGVKASLAGAYLKVNGPKGSTVVYVTDLYPEGGDCALDLSFNAFEKIGDLRDGKINIDWTLIEAPVNGNVIYRIKEGSNPYWAAVQFRNVKYPVIEMKYMRNNQWIAAQKTDYNHFIVEHVGMNDIPIEFTDVKGNVLSDTLPPMSQSTSSAYLITGNVQL
- a CDS encoding SrfA family protein; this encodes MAKLFLRSGSLDDFLALGENGQPVYASALQLRETLRLRKQQQIADCLAIPQPNEHGDRIDWYSPVDGKVTSWIAASEEEREKALALLETYQAAVADISQRAQNAEKAGQKLFGVLLAKAIQFPGANHVYLVDGKPVLTFWGFVNLDKKSRLDALDCLRPVIREAEPLFVAPAPAASAPTQPLVEPVSEPEPQPVSPPEPVEPAPAVTAAAPARPQFFRLWWLLPAAALLAILSLQIRGCVSGQDDKPTSDLAATVKPEKRALPSSTPAEPAPQQESTPVPPAAEKEVAKAAEPPVATAPVAAAPVAEAVKPEAPAVTEPKEPVAPPVEPVVEQVPAIPAGKDDLVMPADAVKIGSIKFLNGNWRVIVDGKAPITGRPPSLRYQIQNGKGTARITHGDGVTCRANVEAGLMSSGNLIINSRSGARCSDNSRFQMPELVCKQGASGAAAECIGRYDADTVFPMTIKRESK